From Fretibacterium sp. OH1220_COT-178:
GGCGGGCTATACGCTGGGCGAGGCGGATCTCCTGCGGCGCGCGATGGGCAAGAAGAAGGTGGAGGTCATGCAGGAACAGAGGGCCAAGTTCCTGGACGGCGCCGCCCGCAAGGGCATCGAGGCCAAGACGGCCGAGGGCATCTTCGACCTGATCGAGAAGTTCGCGGGCTACGGATTCAACAAGTCGCACAGCGCGGCGTATGCCGTGATCGCGTACCATACCGCCTACCTCAAGGCAAACTACAAGGCGGAGTTCATGGCAGCCTACCTATCCAGTCAGATGAAGGCCAAGAAGGAGGTTCTGGCGCACTACGTGCGCGAGGTGCGTCGCGGCGGCCTGTCCGTATTGCCCCCGGACATCAACTCCTCAATGGAGAGCTTCACCGCGGTGGGCGATCTCATTCGTTTCGGCCTGGGGGCCGTGTCCCGGGTGGGGCACAACGCGGTCGACGCCATCGTTGCGGCTCGGAGAGAGGGGAAGTTCAAGTCCCTTTGGGATTTTGTCCGGCGCGTCGATCTGCACGTCGTCAACCGGGCGACGATCGAAAATCTGGTGAAGGCGGGTGCCTTCGATGAAATACTGCCGAACCGCAGGCGCCTCGTCGAGGTCCTGGCCGAGTTCGTGCAGGGGGCCCAGAGGCTGGAGGCGGGGGGGAGCCAGCTCTCGCTCTTCGATCTGGCGGAGGACGACCCCGCCGGCGAGGAGGGCCCCGACATTCCGGAGGTCGAGGACTACGCGCTTTACGACAGGCTGGACTACGAGAAGGAGGTCACGGGGCTCTACATCTCGGGCCATCCCTTCGACGGCTGCGAGGAGGCGATCGGCAGGTTCACCAACTGCTCCATCGCGGACCTGCCCTATTGGCAGGGGCGGACGGCCCCGAAGGTGGGGGGGATCCTCCTCTCCGTGACGGAGAAGACGACCAAGAAGGGGGCGGCCATGGGCCAGATGCTTCTGGAGGATTCCAACAGCAGCATCGAGATGGTGGCCTTCCCCAGAACCTGGGAGGCCGTCAAGCCCCAGGCCCGATTGGGGGTGCCCTGCGTGGTCGAGGGCAGGATGGGGGACAGGGAGCCCAAGAACTTTATCGTCGAGAGGCTGACACCGCTCTCGGAGGCCGGGGATTCGGGGATCGTCCGTATTCGTCTGAGGTTGAATCTCGTCCCCCGGGAGTTGAACGTCCGGGATTTCGCGAAGGCCCTGAGGGATTGTCGAGGCGCCTCCCCCGTCCTGCTCGAGTTTCTGGACGACAGGGACTCCTGTGTCGTCTATCTGAACGATTTCAGGGTCGATCCCTCCGTACCGTCGCGCCTCGAGACCCGGCTCTCCGAGATCGTTCCCTTGGAGGCCTTGGAGGTCGTCTGCTGACGGGTTTTCTCCGGGCGATCGAGAGGAACCCCTGAGGGGAAGGATTGTGCGGAACCGACGGCTTCGTATGGCCGTTGTCCCCATGGCGTATCTGGAAAGGTTACAATACGTTCCGAGGTGATTAGGACATGTTCGTGAAGATCGTTTGCACGATAGGGCCGGCCAGCGAGAATTACGGGACCCTCAAGGCGATGGCCAGGGCGGGGATGAACGTCGCGCGCCTCAACTTCAGCCATGGCGACTACGAGGGGCACGAGAGGAAACTGGGCCTGATCCGGCGCGTCGAGCGGGATATGGGTTCGCCGATCGCCGTTCTGCTGGATACGAAGGGCGCGGAGATCCGCACCGGGCAGATGGAGAACGGGGAGGTTGTGCTGGCCAGGGACAGCACGGTGATCCTCACCGGAGCGGGCGAATCCTTTACTGGGACCTCCGAGCGCATCCACATCAACTACCCCCTGCTCGCACAGGAGGTCGCCCCCGGTCAAAGCCTCTATATCGACGACGGGACCCTGCACCTGGAGGTCGAACGGGTGGAGGGAGAGGATGTCCTGTGCCGCGTCGTCGTCGGCGGCCCCCTGAGGAACACGAAGGGGGTCAACATCCCCGGGGCTACCCTGTCGCTTCCGGCGCTCTCGGAGAAGGACAAGGAGGACATCGCCTGGGGCATCCAGCACGGCATGGAGTACCTGGCCGTCTCCTTCATCAAGACACGAGGGGACGTCCTCGAAGTGCGCAGGCTGATCGAGAGCCACGGGGGCGCGATGAAGATCATCGCCAAGATCGAGACCCATCAGGCCGTCCAGAACCTGGCGGAGATCGTCGAGGTGGTGGACGGCATGATGATCGCCCGAGGCGACCTGGGGGTGGAGATCCCCACGGAGGATGTCCCGCTCGTCCAAAAGCACATCATCGAGATGTGTCGCTCGCGCGGCAAGGTCGTGATCGTGGCGACGCAGATGCTGGATTCGATGATCCGAAACCCGCGTCCCACCCGTGCTGAGGCCAGCGACGTTGCCAATGCCGTCCTGGACGGTACGGATGCCGTCATGCTGTCGGGGGAGACGGCGTCGGGGGCCTATCCGGTGGAGGCCGTGAGCACGATGCGGCGCATTGTCGACCGGGCGGAGGAGGAGCTGGGGATATGGTGCCTGCCCTGCCGCGAGCGCAGCTCGGTGTTCGGTGTCCCGGATGCGGTGAGCGACGCGGCCGTGCTGATATCCAAGCAAGTGTCGGCCTCGGCCATCCTCTCGCTGACCAAAAGCGGCTCCACGGCCAGGATGATCAGCAAGCATCGTCCTTACTGCCCGATTCTCGGGGTGACTCCCTCCCAGCAGACGTGGCGTGAGCTTGCGCTGTGGTGGGGGGTGCAGCCCGTTCGCCTGGCGGAGCTCTCGGACGTGAACGTCGCGGCCCGGGAGGCGATCAACGCCTGCGTCTCCGGAGGGTACGTTCCGGAGGGCGAGCTCGTCGTCATTACGGCGGGCATTCCTCTGGGACAGCCGGGATCCACGAATATGGTCGAGGTGCTTACGACGGGCAAGATTTTGCTCTCCGGAACGCCTTTGGTACGGAGGAACGCCACGGGCAAGGTCTGCCTCGCACGGACGCCCCAGACGGCCCTGGAGAAAGGGCATGAGGGGTGCATCCTTGTCGTTCGCCAGATCGAGGAGGCGCATCGTCCCGTCATGGAGAAGGCGGCGGCGGTACTCGTAGAGAGCGGGGCGCTGGTGGCCGAGGGCAACGCCATGGCCCTGGACTACGATCTGCCCTGCGTCATCGGCGTTGCGGATCTCTTCTCAACCCTTTCGGACGACGATATCGTAACCGTCGACGGAATGCGGGGACTGATTTATGCCGGAGACGTCAAGCTTGTCGTCTGAGGGGCCAAGCCGAACCCCAGGGCCGAGGCGAAGTGGAGTGCGCCATGTGGGCTGACGTGAGAACCTTTTTCGATATCTTCATCGTCTCTCTGGTCATCTATCGCATTCTGGTGCTGATGGTCGGAACGCGGGCGATTCAGCTGCTGAAGGGGGTGCTGATGCTTCTCCTCTTCTATCTGCTGGCCTCGATGCTTCAGCTCCGGCTCGTCTCCTGGCTGTTGGGCAAGGGGCTTTGGGCTCTGAGTTTCGCCATTCCCATCGTCTTTCAGCCGGAACTTCGAAAGATGCTGGAGGAGATCGGGCGCGGGAACCTGTGGCGTCACAAAATCCCTCTGGACGAGGCGAAGAACCTCAGCCGTCAGGTTGCAGGGGCGCTGAACTACATGAAGATCAACCAGATCGGGGCCCTCCTGGCCCTGCAGCAGGAGACCGGGCTGGGGGAGTACTGGCGCACGGCCGTCCATCTGGGGGCGGAGGTGTCTCAGGAGCTCCTCATATCGATATTTTGGAAGGACAATCCCCTGCACGACGGGGCCCTGATCATGGACAGGGAGAATCTGATTGCGGCCGGCTGCTATTTGCCCTTGGCCGATGCGCCGGAGATCTCCCGATGGTACGGAACTCGTCATCGTGCGGCTTTGGGGCTCTCCGAGGTCTCCGACGCGTTGGTTCTGATCGTCTCCGAGGAGCGTGGGGAGGTGTCCCTGGCCTTCAAGGGGCACCTTTCGAAAAATTTGAAGGAGCCTCAGTTGGAGAAGTTGCTGCTGCACTATTTCTCGGGACGGGAGGCCGTGCGCAGGACCTGGAGAGACCGCTTCCAGCGACTGGTACAATTGTTCTGGGAGTCCCCGGCGCAGCTCTGAGAAATGCCGGGGCGGGCGCGTTGGACGCGCCTCCCTGAGAGAGGGATGACTTAATTTCATGATCTCATCGAAGAATTTTGACGAAATCCTGACGTCCCCTTGGAGCCTTTGGGCCATCTCCGTCACGGCCGCGCTGTTGATGTGGTTCTACGTCATGGAATCGGATGAAAGCGGCTATGTGACGAGGCGTTTTTCGTGTCCGCTGGAGTATGAATCCCTCGACGCCCAGGCGACGCTGCGCAACAAGGTCTCCGAGGTCGATGTGGAGATTCGGGGACTGGAAGAGGTCCTGGCCCGTTTCGATTACGATTCCGTCTCCTGCGTCGTGGACCTCAGAAACCTGTCTCCGGGCAAGAAGTACACGCAGGACGTGAGGGTGAACCTGCCTCCCAACGTATCGCTGGTCTCCTGCACCCCGTCGCAGGTCGTCGTCGACCTGCTGCGCCAGGTCGTGCGCCTCATGCCCGTCGAGGTCGTCCTGCCCCAGGACATCCCCGACGGACAGTATCTGGAGGGGGTGGAGATCGTCCCGAAGGAGATCGCCATCCGCGGGGGGGAGAAGGATATCTCCAAGATCGGAGCGATCCAGATTCAACCGACCGTTCAGGAACTGCAGTCGGGCAAGGAGCTGCTCCTGCCCGTGAAGCTCTCGCAGTCCGAGCCTTTCGACGAGGAGGTCGCTCTGGAGCCCTCTCAAGTCCGGATGCGTGCCTCGTTGGTGCGCGGGCTGCCGAAGAAGAAGGTGCCCGTCAATCTGCGTCTGAGCGGTAAGCCCTCCTCGGACTACGAGCTCAAGGCCGTGGTGACGGACCCCTCCGAGGTGTACCTCGAGGGGCCGGCTTCCAGGCTGTCGCAAATTTCCTCGGTCGAGACCGAGACGGTCGATATCTCCTGGCTATCGGCCGATCAGATGCTGGTCGTGCCCCTGAAAGCGCCCAACGTGAAGGGGGTGTCCATCCTGAACGTCAAGTCGGTCCGTTTGTCGGTTCATCTGGAGCCCGCCAAGGCGACCACCCAGTTTTCCAACATCCCTGTCGCCATAAGGGCGGGGTCGGGCGAATCGGAGTGGGCCGCGGCCCCTTCGGTCGTCGTCGTGACGGTCGAGGGACTGCCCTCCAGAATAGCCGATATACGGCCCGAGGATGTCGGGCTCCAGGCTTATGTGGATCTCTCCAATATTTTTGTGGACTCCGCGGCTCTGCCGGTCAGGGTGGAGATCGCCTCGGAGGATCTGAAAGTGGTAAAAATTGAACCTCCCACCGTGACTGTGAGCACGGCGGAGGGCTCGGTGGGACGGTGAAGGCGTCATGAGGAACAAAAGAGTTCTGTTTGGGACGGATGGGGTCCGGGATGTCGCGAACCGCGGCGGGATGACTCCGGAGATGGCCCTGCGCCTGGGGAGGGCGTTCATCCTGTTCCTTGCGGAACGGGGAGTGCCGCGTCCCCGAATCGTTCTGGGGCGGGATACCCGACGCTCCGGTATGATGTTGGAAGGAGCCTTGTCGGCGGGGATGACCTCCGCCGGAGCCGAGGTCCTCTCCGTAGGAATCATCCCCACCCCCGGGGTCAGCTACGCGGTGCAGCACCTGGCGGCGGATGCGGGGGCGGTGATCAGCGCCTCTCATAACCCTGCGGAGTACAACGGTATCAAATTTCTCGATCGGGACGGCTGCAAACTTTCCGACGAGTCGGAGCTGAGCATCGAGGAGTATTTGGGCGACAATCTGACGGACGACTGGCGTCCGACCGGAGCTTCCATAGGAGAGATCCGCCAGATGCCCCACCTCGTGCACAGCTATGCGGAGCACTTGGCCTCCCTTCTGTCCTACAAGGACAACCTTCCTTCCAGGGTCGTGTTCGACTGCGCGCACGGAGCTGCCGGAGCGGTCATGCCGGCCCTTCTGGAACGGCTCGGGGTCAAGTGGTCCCTCATCGGGGCGGACCCGGATGGGCTCAACATCAACGAGGGGGTCGGGGTCATCCATATGCGCCACCTCGGCAATTACGTCAATGAGTTCTGCTGCGACCTGGGCTTTGCGTTCGATGGGGATGCGGACAGGGTTCTGATGGTGGACTCGAAGGGCAGGCCTATAGACGGCGATATCGCGATCTGGGTGCTGGCCCGCTGGCTTTCTGCCCGGGAGATGCTGGGGAATGGGGTCGTCGTGACGGTGATGAGCAACATGGCGCTCGAGGAGCACCTGAACAACGAGCAGATTCCGGTCTTTCGCTGTCCCGTGGGGGACCGCTACGTCCTGGAGACCATGAGGCGCCGTCAGGCCAGGCTCGGGGGCGAACAGTCCGGCCACATCATCGCCGACGCCTTCACCCGTACCGGGGACGGTCTGTGCACGGCGCTCGTCCTCCTGAATGCCCTGAGGGAGCTTGACGAGGACGTCGATACCTTGGTGGACCGCTTTGGCCGCTACCCACAGAAGCTCTCGAACCTGGTCCTGAGCCCGAAGTGCGTCTTGGATATGGAGCGCGTGGATGCGATCGCCGAGGAGGCCCAGCAGGGCATCAGGGGACGCGGGCGCGTGCTCGTGAGGCCCTCCGGGACCGAACCCCTGCTGCGCATCCTGGTCGAGGCCAAGGAGGAGCCCCTCGTCGATGAAATCTCCGCGCAGCTCATGGAACAGCTGAAGGCCTATTGCTGAGGAATTCGGGGCTGTCCCTGCGGGGGGAGCGGCGCTGAGCGCTGTTTTGAGGTAAGAAAGCGAGAACGAGATCTTATGAAACGTCAGTCGAAAGTAACGAAATGCCTGTTTCCCGTCGCCGGGCTGGGCACTCGTTTTTTGCCGGTGACCAAGGAGCTCGCCAAGGAGATGCTGCCCCTGGTGAACCGTCCGATCATCTCTTATGGCGTCGAGGAGGCTCTGGCCTCCGGGTGCTCGGATATCATCATGATCACGGGACGGGCCAAGCGTTCGATAGAGGACTACTTCGACCGGTCCTTCGAGTTGGAGCACCTGCTGAAGGCACGGGGAAAGGATGAGCTTCACGACCGGATGGTGGCGATCTCGAACCTGGCGGAGATCCTCTACGTCCGTCAGAGGGAACCCCTGGGGCTGGGGCATGCCGTGCTCTGCGGGGAGCCCTTCTGCCGTGGGGAGTACTTCGGCGTCGTCCTGCCGGACGACGTGTTTCTGGGCGAACAACCGATCATGTCGCAGCTGATCGACGTCCATGATCGGCTGGGGGGGACGGTGATCGCGCTCGAGCGCGTGGCGCGCGAGGACGTCTCCCGCTACGGCATCGTCCGGTCGGAGCCGCTCGAGGGGGATATCCACCGCATCCTGGACATGGTGGAGAAGCCCTCCGAAGAGGAGGCGCCCAGCGACTATGCCATCATGGGACGTTATGTGCTCTCCCCGTCCATTTTTCCTCTGTTGGCGGAGGGGCAGCTGGGGGCGGGAGGGGAGATTCAGCTCACCGACGCGCTTCGGCGTCTGGCTGCCGTGGAACCGGTCTGGGGGGTCGTCTATCGGGGGCGACGGTTCGACTGCGGAACCCAGAGGGGATGGCTTGCGGCCAACGTTCAGCTGGCCCTGGAGGATCCGGAGCTGCGTGACGTCGTCCTGAACGCTGTGAAGGCGGCACTGTGAGGGGGAGCGGACTTTCCTCTCGCGAACGCGTTGCAAACGAGGTTGCAAACGAGAACGAATCGCATGCGGCGGGCTTACGTCCCTTCAAAGGGGATGTGTAAGCCCGCCGCGTTGCAATCCATCTCGCCTTGGCGGTTCCCGATCAGATGTCCAGGTTCTTGACCTCGTGCGCGTAGGATGTGATGAAATCCCGCCTGGGCTCGACCTTGTCGCCCATCAGGATGTCGAAATATTCGTCGGCCAGGAGGTCGTCGTTGAGGTCGATTCTCCTGAGCACCCGGTTTGCGGGGTCCATCGTCGTCTCCCAGAGCTGGGAGGGGTTCATCTCTCCAAGCCCCTTGTAGCGCTGAACTCCGATCTTGGATGATTCCGGAGCTTCATCCACGTACTGACGCAGTTCCTTGTCCGAATAGCAGTACTGAACCTGCTTGCCCTTCTGGACCCTGTAGAGCGGGGGCTGTGCCAGGTAGAGATAGCCCTGGTTGATCAGCTCCGGCATGTGGCGGTAGAAGAAGGTCAGAAGCAAGGTGCTGATATGGGCACCGTCCACGTCGGCGT
This genomic window contains:
- the galU gene encoding UTP--glucose-1-phosphate uridylyltransferase GalU, with amino-acid sequence MKRQSKVTKCLFPVAGLGTRFLPVTKELAKEMLPLVNRPIISYGVEEALASGCSDIIMITGRAKRSIEDYFDRSFELEHLLKARGKDELHDRMVAISNLAEILYVRQREPLGLGHAVLCGEPFCRGEYFGVVLPDDVFLGEQPIMSQLIDVHDRLGGTVIALERVAREDVSRYGIVRSEPLEGDIHRILDMVEKPSEEEAPSDYAIMGRYVLSPSIFPLLAEGQLGAGGEIQLTDALRRLAAVEPVWGVVYRGRRFDCGTQRGWLAANVQLALEDPELRDVVLNAVKAAL
- the pyk gene encoding pyruvate kinase gives rise to the protein MFVKIVCTIGPASENYGTLKAMARAGMNVARLNFSHGDYEGHERKLGLIRRVERDMGSPIAVLLDTKGAEIRTGQMENGEVVLARDSTVILTGAGESFTGTSERIHINYPLLAQEVAPGQSLYIDDGTLHLEVERVEGEDVLCRVVVGGPLRNTKGVNIPGATLSLPALSEKDKEDIAWGIQHGMEYLAVSFIKTRGDVLEVRRLIESHGGAMKIIAKIETHQAVQNLAEIVEVVDGMMIARGDLGVEIPTEDVPLVQKHIIEMCRSRGKVVIVATQMLDSMIRNPRPTRAEASDVANAVLDGTDAVMLSGETASGAYPVEAVSTMRRIVDRAEEELGIWCLPCRERSSVFGVPDAVSDAAVLISKQVSASAILSLTKSGSTARMISKHRPYCPILGVTPSQQTWRELALWWGVQPVRLAELSDVNVAAREAINACVSGGYVPEGELVVITAGIPLGQPGSTNMVEVLTTGKILLSGTPLVRRNATGKVCLARTPQTALEKGHEGCILVVRQIEEAHRPVMEKAAAVLVESGALVAEGNAMALDYDLPCVIGVADLFSTLSDDDIVTVDGMRGLIYAGDVKLVV
- a CDS encoding CdaR family protein, which translates into the protein MISSKNFDEILTSPWSLWAISVTAALLMWFYVMESDESGYVTRRFSCPLEYESLDAQATLRNKVSEVDVEIRGLEEVLARFDYDSVSCVVDLRNLSPGKKYTQDVRVNLPPNVSLVSCTPSQVVVDLLRQVVRLMPVEVVLPQDIPDGQYLEGVEIVPKEIAIRGGEKDISKIGAIQIQPTVQELQSGKELLLPVKLSQSEPFDEEVALEPSQVRMRASLVRGLPKKKVPVNLRLSGKPSSDYELKAVVTDPSEVYLEGPASRLSQISSVETETVDISWLSADQMLVVPLKAPNVKGVSILNVKSVRLSVHLEPAKATTQFSNIPVAIRAGSGESEWAAAPSVVVVTVEGLPSRIADIRPEDVGLQAYVDLSNIFVDSAALPVRVEIASEDLKVVKIEPPTVTVSTAEGSVGR
- the glmM gene encoding phosphoglucosamine mutase; its protein translation is MRNKRVLFGTDGVRDVANRGGMTPEMALRLGRAFILFLAERGVPRPRIVLGRDTRRSGMMLEGALSAGMTSAGAEVLSVGIIPTPGVSYAVQHLAADAGAVISASHNPAEYNGIKFLDRDGCKLSDESELSIEEYLGDNLTDDWRPTGASIGEIRQMPHLVHSYAEHLASLLSYKDNLPSRVVFDCAHGAAGAVMPALLERLGVKWSLIGADPDGLNINEGVGVIHMRHLGNYVNEFCCDLGFAFDGDADRVLMVDSKGRPIDGDIAIWVLARWLSAREMLGNGVVVTVMSNMALEEHLNNEQIPVFRCPVGDRYVLETMRRRQARLGGEQSGHIIADAFTRTGDGLCTALVLLNALRELDEDVDTLVDRFGRYPQKLSNLVLSPKCVLDMERVDAIAEEAQQGIRGRGRVLVRPSGTEPLLRILVEAKEEPLVDEISAQLMEQLKAYC
- the cdaA gene encoding diadenylate cyclase CdaA is translated as MRTFFDIFIVSLVIYRILVLMVGTRAIQLLKGVLMLLLFYLLASMLQLRLVSWLLGKGLWALSFAIPIVFQPELRKMLEEIGRGNLWRHKIPLDEAKNLSRQVAGALNYMKINQIGALLALQQETGLGEYWRTAVHLGAEVSQELLISIFWKDNPLHDGALIMDRENLIAAGCYLPLADAPEISRWYGTRHRAALGLSEVSDALVLIVSEERGEVSLAFKGHLSKNLKEPQLEKLLLHYFSGREAVRRTWRDRFQRLVQLFWESPAQL